A window of the Halobacterium hubeiense genome harbors these coding sequences:
- a CDS encoding ABC transporter ATP-binding protein, with the protein MNSDTMTTPTDADDRETLLSVSNLRTSFYTDKEVIRAVDGVDFEIRAGETVGIVGESGSGKSVTARSIMGLVESPGRIEPDSSIQYRGNELTTNSESEWQDIRGGDIAMVFQDPLTSLNPVYTVGNQIKEALRLHQNLRGSEATKEATRLLQEVGIPDAPRRLREYPHQFSGGMRQRAVIAMALACDPSVLICDEPTTALDVTIQAQILELLDKIQEEEGIGIMFITHDMGVIAEVSDRVNVMYAGEFVESAPVEDLFENPKHPYTQGLLESIPSKNAGKRRLDTIEGEVPTPTDDPTYCRFAPRCPKAFDECEVVHPESVQVQSDVDHSAACLLYPDEQSTEERVTTHQAAGDDAAETGESQ; encoded by the coding sequence ATGAACTCTGATACGATGACAACTCCGACCGACGCAGACGACCGCGAGACGCTACTCTCAGTGTCGAACCTTCGTACGTCGTTCTACACTGACAAAGAAGTGATTCGTGCGGTAGACGGTGTCGACTTCGAAATCCGCGCTGGTGAAACGGTCGGTATCGTTGGGGAAAGTGGGTCTGGAAAAAGCGTTACTGCTCGGTCGATAATGGGGCTGGTCGAATCCCCCGGTCGTATTGAGCCCGACAGTAGCATTCAATACCGCGGCAACGAGTTGACCACGAACTCGGAATCCGAATGGCAGGATATCCGGGGCGGGGATATTGCCATGGTCTTCCAGGACCCGCTGACGAGCCTGAACCCGGTCTACACCGTCGGCAACCAAATCAAGGAAGCACTTCGTCTCCACCAAAATCTCCGTGGGAGCGAGGCAACGAAAGAAGCAACTCGCCTCCTGCAAGAAGTCGGGATTCCGGACGCACCTCGGCGCCTTCGGGAGTACCCACACCAGTTCTCTGGTGGGATGCGGCAACGGGCCGTTATCGCGATGGCGCTCGCGTGTGATCCGTCAGTCCTCATCTGTGACGAGCCAACGACAGCCCTCGACGTCACGATCCAGGCACAGATTCTGGAGCTCTTAGATAAGATTCAAGAAGAGGAAGGTATCGGCATCATGTTCATTACCCATGACATGGGTGTCATCGCAGAGGTGTCTGACCGCGTGAACGTGATGTACGCCGGCGAGTTCGTCGAGAGTGCTCCTGTCGAGGACCTCTTCGAAAACCCGAAACATCCCTATACACAGGGTCTGCTCGAAAGCATCCCGTCGAAAAACGCCGGGAAGCGCCGCCTGGACACAATTGAGGGCGAGGTGCCGACCCCGACTGACGACCCGACGTACTGCCGGTTCGCGCCCCGGTGCCCGAAGGCTTTCGACGAGTGTGAGGTAGTCCACCCGGAGTCAGTCCAAGTACAATCGGACGTCGACCATTCCGCGGCGTGCCTCCTGTACCCGGATGAGCAGTCTACCGAGGAGCGAGTTACGACACACCAAGCAGCAGGTGATGACGCAGCAGAAACGGGTGAGAGCCAATGA
- a CDS encoding DUF7529 family protein, whose protein sequence is MVEYTGTSPSDGRNGALDVHKSAWKKTLQELEAQVERLEDDGWQTVAFPAGHTGPEVPTDGDEDNNRFGLTHIIPGNKADELLKLREKGSFEDYQVFKNSVHGQEFVLTAILDHPTESVVLIAGNYRQQRAEPLKEIAMDEDVMYSHIRKLDGSYIATFEHEDPAHFFPELNDS, encoded by the coding sequence ATGGTCGAATACACCGGTACATCTCCCTCTGATGGCCGGAACGGTGCACTCGATGTTCACAAGAGTGCATGGAAGAAGACGCTCCAAGAGTTAGAAGCGCAGGTTGAGCGTTTGGAGGACGACGGCTGGCAAACGGTGGCTTTCCCGGCTGGACACACAGGCCCGGAAGTCCCAACTGATGGGGATGAGGACAATAATCGGTTCGGCCTCACGCACATTATTCCGGGAAACAAAGCCGACGAACTTCTAAAGCTTCGTGAGAAGGGGTCGTTCGAAGATTACCAAGTCTTCAAGAATAGCGTTCATGGGCAGGAGTTCGTTCTCACGGCCATTTTGGACCACCCCACGGAATCGGTCGTCCTGATCGCGGGGAACTACCGCCAACAGCGTGCGGAACCGCTCAAGGAGATCGCGATGGACGAAGATGTGATGTACAGCCATATCCGGAAACTCGATGGGTCGTATATTGCGACGTTTGAACACGAGGATCCGGCCCACTTCTTCCCGGAACTGAACGATTCGTAG
- a CDS encoding ABC transporter permease has translation MSRWTYLGKRLIMSIPVIILGTTLTFVIVRMGPLNPVGAILGPDANPAAYESIEQQLGLNQPLWAQYIDFMTDLFTFDLGQSWVYSRDTGTYELLATYAPRTIWLGFWSVVIAIFIGIPLGFYAGLNPNTFSDYLASFGGIVWRAMPNFWLAVILVAVLSSSEDLLFGFEWQTFLVNTPEIVTPPDLSNLTDPTSLLQAIKKIAPAALVLGSSTMGNEVRLARTAVLETVNSNYVETAKAKGLPGRTIVWKHIFRNALIPLIPVITNEVFILIGGSVLVETVFAINGIGYLFFQATIQADLPLVGSLMFIFILLIVGVNILQDILYTIVDPRVGYDND, from the coding sequence ATGTCACGATGGACCTATCTGGGGAAGCGTCTCATCATGTCCATCCCGGTGATCATTCTGGGAACCACACTGACCTTCGTCATCGTCCGCATGGGGCCGTTGAATCCCGTGGGAGCGATTCTTGGTCCCGACGCTAACCCTGCAGCTTACGAAAGCATCGAGCAACAGCTCGGGTTGAACCAGCCCCTCTGGGCACAATACATCGACTTCATGACTGACCTGTTTACGTTTGACCTCGGTCAGTCCTGGGTTTATAGCCGCGACACAGGTACGTACGAACTGCTTGCCACCTACGCCCCCCGTACGATCTGGCTCGGCTTTTGGTCAGTCGTTATCGCGATCTTCATCGGGATTCCACTGGGTTTCTATGCCGGTCTCAACCCGAACACGTTCTCTGACTACCTTGCTTCCTTCGGCGGCATCGTGTGGCGCGCCATGCCTAACTTCTGGCTCGCGGTTATCCTGGTGGCCGTCCTTTCCAGTTCTGAAGACCTCCTCTTCGGGTTCGAATGGCAGACGTTCCTCGTCAATACACCAGAGATTGTGACGCCGCCCGACTTGTCAAACCTGACGGACCCGACGAGCCTGCTGCAGGCAATCAAGAAGATTGCTCCGGCCGCGCTCGTACTCGGCTCTTCGACGATGGGCAACGAAGTCCGACTCGCGCGAACAGCCGTCCTCGAAACGGTCAACTCGAACTACGTCGAAACCGCGAAGGCGAAAGGGCTACCAGGTCGGACTATCGTCTGGAAACACATCTTCCGGAACGCGCTGATTCCGCTCATCCCCGTGATTACCAACGAAGTGTTCATCCTCATCGGGGGCTCCGTTCTGGTCGAAACAGTCTTCGCCATCAACGGAATTGGCTACCTGTTCTTCCAGGCGACGATTCAGGCTGACCTGCCGTTGGTTGGTTCGCTGATGTTCATCTTCATCCTGCTGATTGTAGGTGTCAACATCCTCCAGGACATCCTCTACACCATCGTCGATCCACGAGTGGGGTACGACAATGACTGA
- a CDS encoding DUF7555 family protein translates to MVGIRGRQLIDAAGYAVAVVLSVSVFSLLIMAVTGTSLFVAEFSMFLAGWAIIAYSLFLLNPEAPWTVDRTEEGRLRVTKTANEPDPPRGETWFQRSVQRFPPMVWYPLSPDDRISTGLKLFISGVLTLVVSFIFERTVVV, encoded by the coding sequence ATGGTTGGGATTCGCGGGCGACAGCTCATAGACGCCGCTGGCTACGCCGTCGCTGTTGTGCTTTCCGTGTCCGTGTTCAGCCTCCTCATTATGGCTGTGACAGGAACCAGCTTGTTTGTCGCGGAGTTCAGCATGTTTCTCGCCGGCTGGGCGATTATCGCGTACAGTCTCTTCCTATTGAATCCGGAGGCGCCTTGGACCGTTGACCGAACCGAAGAAGGGCGCTTACGAGTGACGAAAACGGCGAACGAACCAGATCCACCGCGTGGTGAGACTTGGTTTCAACGAAGCGTCCAACGGTTCCCCCCGATGGTTTGGTATCCCCTATCGCCCGATGACCGGATTTCAACGGGGCTGAAACTGTTCATCAGCGGCGTACTCACGCTCGTTGTCTCCTTTATATTTGAACGAACGGTGGTAGTTTGA
- a CDS encoding DUF7556 family protein produces the protein MTTDAVQPANASGTDVMASLDDEGPESRLVIADISCDEAWMSVTADHATALSAWR, from the coding sequence ATGACGACTGACGCCGTGCAGCCGGCGAACGCGTCCGGCACCGACGTGATGGCCTCCCTCGACGACGAGGGCCCCGAGTCCCGACTCGTCATCGCGGACATCTCCTGCGACGAGGCGTGGATGTCGGTGACAGCGGACCACGCGACCGCGCTCTCGGCGTGGCGATAG
- a CDS encoding PPC domain-containing DNA-binding protein — protein MNVREVSGGREFVARLDHGADWREEIESLAANKGIDAAWFVGMGAVQDAELWYYDQDDFEYKAARFEEPLEVAACVGNLSELDGEPFAHTHVTLSRRSGQALAGHLDRATVFAGELYVRELDTELVREHDDATDLDLWL, from the coding sequence ATGAACGTTCGCGAAGTCTCTGGCGGCCGCGAGTTCGTCGCGCGACTCGACCACGGCGCCGACTGGCGCGAGGAAATCGAGTCGCTGGCTGCCAACAAGGGCATCGACGCCGCGTGGTTCGTCGGCATGGGCGCGGTGCAGGACGCCGAACTCTGGTACTACGACCAGGACGACTTCGAGTACAAGGCCGCGCGCTTCGAGGAACCCCTCGAAGTGGCGGCCTGCGTCGGGAACCTTTCCGAGCTAGACGGTGAACCGTTCGCGCACACGCACGTGACCCTCTCGCGGCGGTCCGGGCAGGCGCTTGCGGGCCACCTCGACCGCGCGACCGTGTTCGCGGGCGAGCTGTACGTCCGCGAACTCGACACCGAGCTGGTCCGCGAGCACGACGACGCCACCGACCTCGACCTCTGGCTTTGA
- a CDS encoding ABC transporter permease, with translation MTDDTRTTVQEDLTFKQRVRANPRPATVWVVGVAVLIALEFGAIWSTVMGLPWNEVVGVLPAAPGASVLAGIGDALADLPTLLDRNLISNQGYHVPGEGWQQTFMGLSPAAAWALRVTLVYVYALACIAWVWKGYRTFRQHYRYASWTPRDDMIDRLRTHRWGQFGLVIVAMFLVLALFAPTMGPTTQKANITEPYSHEMQYYDSESGEVATMVVGFANQESRSRGAGDSNVAPLTYDSFDRYHPFGTLPNGKDLFTFLAYGARLSLFIGLVSMGLSGAIALSMSMITSYYKGLADLLTVVTSDSIMALPQLPLIILLTQVLSGNPISNYYNGALLLALIFAFMFWPPLWRSLRGPALQVSEQEWIDAAKSFGQRPRTTMRKHIAPYVLGYLLIYASMSLGGVIISTAGLSFLGLGITAPTPEWGRAIDLGQDYVTTQSWHISLLPGILIVLVVTAFNALGDGIRDAIDPQSEAAESGESGESGAAATGGGA, from the coding sequence ATGACTGACGACACAAGGACGACCGTGCAAGAGGACCTGACTTTCAAGCAACGAGTGCGGGCGAACCCCCGACCGGCGACTGTCTGGGTTGTGGGTGTCGCGGTTCTGATCGCACTCGAATTCGGCGCAATCTGGAGTACAGTGATGGGACTCCCGTGGAACGAAGTTGTGGGGGTTCTTCCAGCGGCTCCTGGCGCAAGTGTCCTTGCGGGTATCGGAGACGCCCTTGCCGACCTCCCCACTCTGCTGGACCGGAACCTCATCTCGAACCAGGGGTATCACGTCCCGGGCGAGGGCTGGCAGCAGACCTTCATGGGTTTGTCACCAGCAGCCGCTTGGGCACTTCGTGTCACTCTCGTCTACGTGTATGCGCTCGCGTGTATCGCCTGGGTTTGGAAGGGATACCGAACGTTCAGACAGCACTACCGCTACGCATCCTGGACCCCCCGCGACGACATGATTGACCGGCTCCGGACGCACCGCTGGGGCCAGTTCGGGCTCGTTATCGTCGCGATGTTCCTGGTCCTTGCGCTGTTCGCTCCGACCATGGGGCCGACAACCCAGAAAGCGAATATTACTGAGCCCTATTCACACGAGATGCAGTACTACGACTCCGAAAGCGGTGAAGTCGCCACCATGGTGGTCGGCTTCGCGAACCAGGAGTCCCGGTCCCGTGGCGCAGGCGATTCGAACGTCGCCCCCCTAACCTATGACTCGTTCGATAGATACCATCCATTCGGGACATTACCTAATGGGAAAGACCTCTTCACATTCCTCGCATACGGGGCTCGTCTCTCCCTCTTTATCGGGCTCGTCTCGATGGGGCTTTCGGGAGCAATCGCGCTTTCCATGTCCATGATCACGTCGTACTATAAGGGGCTTGCAGACTTGCTGACAGTCGTTACCAGCGACTCGATCATGGCGCTCCCACAGCTCCCGCTCATCATCCTGTTGACGCAGGTTCTCAGTGGCAACCCGATCTCGAACTACTACAACGGAGCGCTGCTGTTAGCTCTCATCTTTGCCTTCATGTTCTGGCCACCACTGTGGCGGTCCTTGCGTGGGCCTGCACTCCAGGTCTCCGAGCAGGAATGGATCGATGCGGCCAAGAGCTTCGGCCAACGCCCACGGACGACGATGCGGAAACACATCGCGCCCTACGTCCTCGGCTATCTCCTCATCTACGCCTCGATGTCCCTGGGCGGTGTCATCATCTCCACAGCCGGGCTGTCCTTCCTCGGCCTCGGCATCACCGCGCCGACCCCCGAATGGGGGCGGGCGATCGACCTGGGGCAGGATTACGTGACGACGCAGTCCTGGCATATCTCCCTGCTTCCGGGGATCTTGATCGTACTCGTCGTCACGGCATTCAACGCGCTTGGTGACGGTATCCGTGACGCGATCGACCCGCAGAGCGAGGCAGCTGAAAGCGGCGAAAGTGGTGAATCTGGCGCTGCAGCAACTGGAGGTGGCGCATGA
- a CDS encoding RNA-guided endonuclease InsQ/TnpB family protein — protein sequence MVTTTVTVKFHNPSLARRKEWQRAAQLYRDTKQFCIDGWENDDFDKSVTTASIDNGLYSAIQNQAIREAKADHQEDGAVSYRQSQPFALNNQNWEIDTTENGSVVVGFPCISGWWYTPVEVYDDVDDAVRRVLNGEADKTRLQVYRRGDDWFCTFSVECDTNPDGETAIGVDVGHNNLLAAHAEDTDESMLVSGREAKYVRRRFRSLRESLQEAGALRALNRADDKESRRIRDLNHTASRRLIDWIEQFENPVLRLEDLEGIRDGSDWRGVHSWHFHQLQDFIVYKAERAGIRVEKVDPEDTSQRCSVCGEYGTRDGDHFSCPSCGRERHSDLNGAENIAQREGEPCTA from the coding sequence GTGGTCACGACGACTGTTACCGTCAAATTCCACAACCCGTCTCTCGCTCGGCGCAAAGAGTGGCAACGCGCCGCCCAACTCTACCGGGACACCAAGCAATTCTGCATCGACGGGTGGGAGAACGATGACTTCGATAAATCCGTGACCACGGCCAGCATCGACAACGGCCTCTACTCGGCCATCCAGAACCAAGCCATCCGCGAAGCGAAGGCCGACCATCAGGAGGACGGCGCTGTGTCCTACCGGCAGAGCCAACCGTTCGCCCTTAACAACCAAAACTGGGAAATCGACACCACCGAGAACGGTTCGGTTGTCGTCGGCTTTCCCTGTATCTCCGGCTGGTGGTACACCCCCGTCGAGGTGTACGATGACGTGGACGACGCTGTTCGTCGTGTCTTGAACGGCGAGGCTGACAAGACACGGCTTCAAGTCTACCGCCGGGGTGATGACTGGTTCTGTACGTTCAGCGTTGAATGCGATACTAACCCCGATGGAGAGACGGCCATCGGCGTGGACGTGGGCCACAACAACCTGCTGGCGGCCCACGCCGAGGACACCGACGAATCGATGCTGGTGTCCGGTCGAGAGGCAAAATACGTTCGACGACGCTTTCGTTCCCTGCGCGAGTCGCTTCAGGAAGCGGGTGCGCTTCGCGCACTCAACCGCGCAGATGACAAAGAAAGCCGCCGGATTCGTGACCTCAATCACACTGCCTCCCGCCGCCTCATCGACTGGATAGAGCAGTTTGAGAACCCTGTCCTCCGGCTTGAAGACCTCGAAGGTATCCGCGATGGATCGGACTGGCGTGGGGTCCACTCGTGGCACTTCCACCAGTTGCAGGATTTTATCGTCTACAAGGCGGAACGCGCCGGTATCCGGGTCGAGAAGGTGGACCCGGAGGACACCAGCCAGCGGTGTTCGGTCTGTGGCGAGTACGGTACCCGCGACGGCGACCACTTTTCGTGTCCGTCGTGTGGTCGCGAGCGACACTCGGACCTGAACGGAGCGGAGAACATCGCACAGCGGGAGGGAGAACCATGCACGGCGTAG
- a CDS encoding ABC transporter ATP-binding protein — protein MSKQLHADDTDATQGETLVNVQNLKKYYGEDGLLSKPPVKAVDGVNFEIRRGETLGLVGESGCGKSTLGRTLIQLERATEGVVEFNGVDITTLKKDELKEWRRNAQMVFQDPESSLNNRMTVGEIIREPLDAHDWKTPQERRERVRELLDTVGLQKEHYFRYPHQFSGGQRQRVGIARALALEPDFLVLDEPVSALDVSVQAKILNLLMDLQDEFGLTYLFIAHDLSVVRHVCDRTAVMYLGNIMEIGDTEELFTDPANPYTHSLLSAIPKPDPGSSADRITLRGTPPSPRDPPSGCPFSTRCPMKIRPDEYDDLDMEVWRGIDEYLTVLRSRADADQSLTETVKGLLGMDVGQEDIDDVAAEIFEDRSVPDNVEGIINKATANAQADEFDAAIETLLDSFGSICDHEMPEYHTVGGRESLCHRHQQEYTGTAEYSTIVDD, from the coding sequence ATGAGCAAGCAACTACACGCAGACGATACGGACGCAACACAGGGTGAGACGCTCGTCAACGTCCAAAATCTCAAGAAATACTACGGTGAGGACGGCTTGCTGAGCAAGCCACCGGTCAAAGCCGTTGACGGGGTCAACTTCGAGATTCGACGCGGTGAAACGCTTGGTCTCGTTGGCGAGTCCGGCTGTGGTAAATCCACTCTCGGTCGCACACTCATCCAGCTCGAACGAGCAACGGAGGGGGTCGTCGAATTCAACGGCGTGGATATTACCACCCTGAAGAAGGATGAGTTGAAAGAATGGCGCCGCAATGCGCAGATGGTGTTCCAAGACCCGGAATCCAGTCTCAACAATCGGATGACTGTCGGTGAAATCATCCGTGAACCGCTGGACGCGCACGACTGGAAGACTCCGCAAGAACGCCGGGAACGTGTCCGTGAGCTACTCGACACCGTCGGCCTCCAGAAGGAGCATTACTTCCGATATCCCCACCAGTTCTCCGGCGGCCAACGACAGCGGGTTGGGATTGCTCGGGCGCTCGCCTTAGAGCCGGACTTCCTCGTGCTTGACGAGCCGGTTTCTGCACTCGACGTGAGCGTACAGGCGAAGATCCTGAATCTACTGATGGACCTACAGGACGAGTTCGGGCTCACCTACCTGTTCATCGCCCACGACCTCTCTGTCGTCCGCCACGTCTGCGACCGAACGGCAGTGATGTATCTGGGGAACATTATGGAGATCGGTGACACGGAGGAGCTCTTCACCGACCCCGCGAATCCCTATACGCATTCGCTGTTGTCGGCAATCCCGAAACCAGACCCGGGCAGTTCCGCCGACCGGATTACGCTCCGTGGGACCCCACCAAGCCCCCGCGACCCGCCGTCTGGCTGTCCGTTTAGTACCCGCTGTCCGATGAAAATCCGCCCGGACGAGTACGATGACCTGGATATGGAGGTTTGGCGCGGGATTGACGAGTACCTGACTGTACTGCGGAGCCGTGCGGATGCCGACCAGTCGCTCACCGAAACTGTCAAGGGGCTGTTGGGGATGGATGTCGGCCAGGAGGATATCGACGACGTCGCTGCTGAAATCTTCGAAGACCGCTCGGTGCCCGATAACGTCGAAGGTATCATCAACAAGGCGACGGCGAATGCACAGGCAGATGAATTCGATGCTGCAATCGAGACGCTTCTCGATAGCTTTGGGAGCATCTGTGACCACGAAATGCCTGAATACCATACTGTTGGCGGGAGAGAGAGTCTTTGCCACCGCCATCAGCAGGAATACACGGGCACAGCAGAGTATTCGACAATAGTCGACGACTAA